One Diospyros lotus cultivar Yz01 chromosome 1, ASM1463336v1, whole genome shotgun sequence genomic window carries:
- the LOC127808817 gene encoding probable protein phosphatase 2C 24, with translation MAEICCGVVSDGEASAPCKSSPRAARRRRMEIRGIKFASSSETETEEQPEKRQKVEVHAGSASRLCDNAVHNSAEDEGEKLRETQKVASGTKEIKKAVKPAIVLAPIVNPELLSSLIAREKYPRFGVASICGRRRDMEDAVAIHLSFCRPVHEIGSRFHYFGVYDGHGCSHVATKCRDRLHELVKEEVEGKEAATMEWKDAMERSFYRMDKELISWNESVVGANCRCELQTPECDAVGSTAVVAIVTPDKIIVANCGDSRAVLCRNGKPVPLSTDHKPDRPDELNRILAAGGRVIYWEGPRVCGVLAMSRAIGDNYLKPYVICEPEVTVMDRTAGDDCLILASDGLWDVVSNETACGVARMCLGGKSPLSAAAVVPLPPESDGCRENADKACSDASMLLTKLALARRSTDNVSVVVVDLRSDT, from the exons ATGGCGGAGATCTGCTGCGGAGTAGTTAGCGATGGCGAGGCATCGGCACCGTGCAAGTCCAGTCCACGAGCAGCGAGGCGTCGGAGAATGGAGATCCGGGGGATCAAGTTCGCCTCCAGTTCTGAAACGGAAACCGAAGAACAGCCAGAGAAGCGCCAGAAGGTGGAGGTCCATGCTGGGTCGGCGTCGCGGCTGTGCGATAACGCTGTGCATAACAGTGCCGAGGATGAAGGAGAAAAGCTTCGAGAGACACAGAAAGTAGCGTCCGGTACGAAGGAGATCAAGAAGGCAGTTAAGCCTGCGATCGTGTTGGCTCCGATCGTGAATCCGGAACTGTTGAGCTCCCTGATTGCTCGCGAGAAGTATCCGAGGTTCGGTGTGGCCTCAATTTGTGGGAGGAGGAGAGACATGGAGGACGCGGTGGCTATTCACCTGTCCTTTTGCAGGCCGGTACATGAAATCGGCAGTAGGTTTCACTACTTCGGCGTCTACGACGGCCACGGTTGCTCTCAC GTGGCGACGAAGTGTAGGGATCGATTACATGAGCTGGTAAAGGAAGAGGTGGAGGGCAAGGAAGCGGCGACTATGGAGTGGAAGGATGCGATGGAGCGAAGTTTCTATCGCATGGACAAGGAGCTGATCTCTTGGAACGAAAGCGTCGTAGGCGCTAATTGCCGGTGTGAGCTCCAGACGCCGGAGTGCGACGCCGTTGGATCCACGGCGGTGGTGGCCATTGTTACGCCGGATAAGATCATTGTCGCTAACTGCGGCGATTCCAGAGCTGTATTGTGCCGCAATGGCAAGCCCGTCCCTCTCTCCACCGATCACAAG CCGGATCGTCCAGACGAGCTGAACCGGATCCTAGCCGCCGGAGGGAGAGTCATATACTGGGAAGGGCCGCGCGTTTGCGGCGTTCTCGCCATGTCAAGAGCCATTG GTGATAATTATCTGAAGCCATATGTGATCTGTGAGCCTGAGGTAACGGTGATGGATCGGACTGCCGGGGACGATTGTCTGATACTGGCGAGCGACGGGCTCTGGGACGTGGTTTCGAACGAGACGGCCTGCGGCGTGGCCCGCATGTGCCTTGGAGGAAAGTCTCCGCTATCCGCGGCGGCTGTTGTCCCACTTCCACCGGAGAGCGATGGCTGCCGGGAAAACGCCGACAAGGCATGCTCCGACGCGTCGATGCTGTTGACGAAGCTGGCTTTGGCCAGGCGTAGCACCGACAACGTGAGCGTCGTGGTGGTCGATCTGAGGAGCGACACGTAG
- the LOC127808822 gene encoding methylsterol monooxygenase 2-2 isoform X4 produces MVHCRTKNNSAAAQEKCITRLILYHLCVNLPVMIASYPVFRFMGMRSSLPLPSWKVISTQILFYFILEDFVFYWGHRTLHTKWLYKHVHNVHHEYATPFGLTSEYAHPAEILFLGFATIVGPAITGPHLLTLWLWMVLRVLETVEAHSGYHFPWSPSNFLPLYGGADFHDYHHRLLYTKSGNYSSTFVYMDRLSDRLMKSPCLVIRLGIQYSWSPKFQDIRHRQGIQKTEGIKEQWRRELRQANIGESG; encoded by the exons atggtccactgCAGG ACAAAGAATAACTCAGCTGCAGCTCAGGAGAAATGTATCACTCGCTTAATACTGTATCATCTTTGCGTTAATCTGCCAGTTATGATTGCTTCGTATCCTGTCTTCAGATTCATGGGCATGAGAAGTAGCCTCCCATTGCCATCCTG GAAGGTTATTTCTACACAAATTTTGTTCTACTTCATCCTGGAGGATTTTGTATTCTATTGGGGACACAGGACTTTACATACAAAATGGCTTTACAAGCATGTCCATAATGTTCATCACGA GTATGCAACGCCATTTGGACTGACTTCTGAATATGCTCACCCTGCTGAGATCCTATTCCTAGGATTTGCTACAATTGTTGGTCCTGCAATCACTGGGCCTCATCTGCTAACTCTGTGGCTGTGGATGGTACTTAGAGTTTTGGAAACAGTTGAGGCACATTCTGGTTATCATTTCCCATGGAGCCCCTCAAACTTCTTGCCCTTGTATGGAGG TGCTGATTTTCATGATTATCACCACCGACTACTCTACACAAAGTCTGGGAACTACTCTTCAACTTTTGTGTACATGGACCG GCTGTCTGACCGTTTGATGAAATCGCCATGCCTTGTAATACGACTAGGCATTCAATATTCTTGGAGCCCTAAATTCCAG GATATTCGGCACCGACAAGGGATACAGAAAACTGAAGGCATTAAAGAGCAGTGGAGACGAGAGCTGAGACAAGCAAATATAGGGGAAAGCGgatga
- the LOC127808822 gene encoding methylsterol monooxygenase 2-2 isoform X3 yields the protein MASIVESCWLTKNNSAAAQEKCITRLILYHLCVNLPVMIASYPVFRFMGMRSSLPLPSWKVISTQILFYFILEDFVFYWGHRTLHTKWLYKHVHNVHHEYATPFGLTSEYAHPAEILFLGFATIVGPAITGPHLLTLWLWMVLRVLETVEAHSGYHFPWSPSNFLPLYGGADFHDYHHRLLYTKSGNYSSTFVYMDRLSDRLMKSPCLVIRLGIQYSWSPKFQDIRHRQGIQKTEGIKEQWRRELRQANIGESG from the exons ACAAAGAATAACTCAGCTGCAGCTCAGGAGAAATGTATCACTCGCTTAATACTGTATCATCTTTGCGTTAATCTGCCAGTTATGATTGCTTCGTATCCTGTCTTCAGATTCATGGGCATGAGAAGTAGCCTCCCATTGCCATCCTG GAAGGTTATTTCTACACAAATTTTGTTCTACTTCATCCTGGAGGATTTTGTATTCTATTGGGGACACAGGACTTTACATACAAAATGGCTTTACAAGCATGTCCATAATGTTCATCACGA GTATGCAACGCCATTTGGACTGACTTCTGAATATGCTCACCCTGCTGAGATCCTATTCCTAGGATTTGCTACAATTGTTGGTCCTGCAATCACTGGGCCTCATCTGCTAACTCTGTGGCTGTGGATGGTACTTAGAGTTTTGGAAACAGTTGAGGCACATTCTGGTTATCATTTCCCATGGAGCCCCTCAAACTTCTTGCCCTTGTATGGAGG TGCTGATTTTCATGATTATCACCACCGACTACTCTACACAAAGTCTGGGAACTACTCTTCAACTTTTGTGTACATGGACCG GCTGTCTGACCGTTTGATGAAATCGCCATGCCTTGTAATACGACTAGGCATTCAATATTCTTGGAGCCCTAAATTCCAG GATATTCGGCACCGACAAGGGATACAGAAAACTGAAGGCATTAAAGAGCAGTGGAGACGAGAGCTGAGACAAGCAAATATAGGGGAAAGCGgatga